The following proteins come from a genomic window of Microtus ochrogaster isolate Prairie Vole_2 chromosome 7, MicOch1.0, whole genome shotgun sequence:
- the LOC102001257 gene encoding olfactory receptor 1361-like, producing MRGSNQSSVSEFLLLGLSRDPQQQQLLFLLFLTMYLATVLGNLLIILAIDTDSRLHTPMYFFLSNLSFVDVCFSSTTVPKVLANHILETQVISFSGCLTQMYFLFELTDMDNFLLAVMAYDRYVAICHPLHYTTKMTHQLCAFLVLGSWVVASLNALLHTLLMAQLSFCADNTIPHFFCDVTPLLKLSCSDTHLNELMILTEGAVVMVTPFVCILISYIHITSAVLRVSSPRGRWKAFSTCGSHLTVVCLFYGTIIAVYFNPASAHSSEKDTAATVLYTVVTPMLNPFIYSLRNRDLKGALYKVVHRKILSF from the coding sequence ATGAGAGGCAGCAACCAGTCGAGTGTCTCTGAGTTCCTCCTCCTGGGACTCTCCAGGgatccccagcagcagcagctcctcttcctgctcttcctcaccATGTACCTGGCCACTGTCCTTGGGAACCTGCTCATCATCCTGGCCATCGACACAGACTCCCGcctgcacacccccatgtacttcttcctcagcaaCCTGTCCTTCGTGGATGTCTGCTTCTCCTCCACCACTGTCCCCAAGGTGCTGGCCAACCATATACTTGAGACTCAggtcatttctttctctgggtgTCTTACAcagatgtattttctttttgaactTACAGATATGGACAATTTCCTGCTGGctgtgatggcctatgaccggTATGTGGCCATCTGCCACCCTTTACACTACACAACAAAGATGACCCATCAGCTCTGTGCCTTCCTTGTGTTAGGGTCATGGGTGGTAGCCAGCCTGAATGCTCTGTTGCACACCCTCCTCATGGCTCAGCTCTCATTCTGTGCAGACAACACCATCCCCCACTTCTTTTGTGATGTGACTCCTCTCCTGAAACTGTCCTGCTCTGACACACACCTCAATGAGCTGATGATCCTCACAGAGGGAGCTGTTGTCATGGTCACCCCTTTTGTCTGCATCCTGATCTCCTACATCCATATCACATCTGCTGTCCTGAGAGTCTCATCCCCAAGGGGAAGATGGAAAGCCTTCTCCACGTGTGGCTCCCACCTGACTGTGGTCTGTCTCTTCTATGGCACCATCATCGCCGTGTATTTCAACCCCGCATCTGCACATTCATCTGAGAAGGACACGGCAGCCACCGTGCTGTACACAGTGGTGACCCCCATGCTGAACCCGttcatctacagcctgaggaacaggGACCTGAAAGGGGCTCTCTACAAAGTGGTCCACAGGAAGATACTCTCTTTCTGA
- the LOC102001532 gene encoding prefoldin subunit 2-like, giving the protein MADSGSHVSKSSGNSTGKGAVSAEQVIAGFNRLQQEQRGLASKAAELEMELNEHSLVIDTLKEVDETRKCYRMVGGVLVERTVKEVLPALEGNKEQIQKIIETLSQQLQAKGKELNEFREKHNIRLMGEDEKPAAKENSEGAGAKSSSAGVLVS; this is encoded by the coding sequence ATGGCTGACAGCGGCAGCCATGTGAGCAAGAGCAGCGGGAACAGCACGGGGAAGGGAGCGGTGTCGGCGGAACAGGTAATTGCTGGCTTTAATCGCCTTCAGCAGGAGCAGAGAGGCTTGGCATCCAAAGCAGCTGAGCTGGAGATGGAACTGAATGAGCACAGCCTAGTGATTGATACCCTGAAGGAAGTGGACGAAACTCGCAAGTGCTACCGAATGGTTGGAGGCGTGCTGGTGGAGCGGACTGTCAAAGAAGTGCTGCCTGCCTTGGAGGGTAACAAAGAGCAGATTCAGAAGATCATCGAGACACTGTCACAGCAGCTTCAGGCAAAGGGGAAAGAACTCAATGAATTTCGGGAAAAGCACAACATTCGTCTTATGGGGGAAGACGAGAAGCCAGCAGCCAAGGAGAACTCAGAAGGGGCTGGGGCGAAGTCCAGCTCAGCAGGAGTGCTGGTCTCTTAG
- the LOC101981808 gene encoding olfactory receptor 1361-like translates to MRGSNQSSVSEFLLLGLSRDPQQQQLLFLLFFTMYLATVLGNLLIILAIGTDSRLHTPMYFFLSNLSFVDVCFSSTTVPKVLAMHILRNQAISFSGCLTQLYFLCVFAVMDNFLLAVMAYDRYVAICHPLHYRTKMTHQLCAFLVFGSWVVASLNALFQTLLMARLSFCADNTIPHFFCDVTPLLNLSCSDTHLNELALLFVAGLIMIAPFVCILVSYILIACAILRVSSPRGRWKAFSTCSSHLAVVCLFYGTIISLYFNPSSSRSAGRDMAAAMMYTVVTPMLNPFIYSLRNKDMKGALRRVLTLKYLSTQ, encoded by the coding sequence ATGAGAGGCAGCAACCAGTCGAGTGTCTCTGAGTTCCTCCTCCTGGGGCTCTCCAGGgatccccagcagcagcagctcctttTCCTGCTCTTCTTCACCATGTACCTGGCCACTGTCCTGGGGAACCTGCTCATCATCCTGGCCATCGGCACAGACTCCCGcctgcacacccccatgtacttcttcctcagcaaCTTGTCCTTCGTGGATGTCTGCTTCTCCTCCACCACTGTCCCCAAGGTGCTGGCCATGCACATACTCAGGAATCAGGCCATTTCCTTCTCTGGGTGTCTTACACaactatattttctttgtgtgtttgctgtTATGGACAATTTCCTGCTGGctgtgatggcctatgaccggTATGTAGCCATCTGCCACCCTTTACACTACAGAACAAAGATGACCCATCAGCTCTGTGCCTTCCTTGTGTTTGGGTCATGGGTGGTAGCCAGCCTGAATGCTTTGTTTCAGACTTTGCTCATGGCTCGGCTCTCATTCTGTGCAGACAACACCATCCCCCACTTTTTCTGTGACGTTACTCCTCTCCTGAATCTGTCCTGCTCAGACACACACCTCAATGAGCTGGCGCTCCTTTTTGTCGCTGGGCTGATAATGATAGCTCCCTTTGTTTGTATCCTCGTCTCTTACATCCTTATTGCTTGTGCTATCCTGAGAGTCTCATCCCCAAGGGGAAGATGgaaagccttctccacctgcagcTCCCACTTGGCTGTAGTCTGCCTCTTCTATGGCACCATCATATCCCTGTACTTCAACCCCTCCTCCTCTCGCTCAGCTGGGAGGGACATGGCAGCTGCCATGATGTACACGGTGGTGACCCCCATGCTGAACCCGttcatctacagcctgaggaacaaggaCATGAAAGGGGCTTTAAGGAGAGTGCTTACCTTGAAATATTTATCTACTCAATAG